The following are from one region of the Cyanobium gracile PCC 6307 genome:
- a CDS encoding IS481 family transposase, with amino-acid sequence MHSHPLARLTPISRERLIRRHLDEGVPLKALAAQAWVSLRSAYKWLARFRDGGVAALADRRSVRRTQRRTLDPQQLQQAMDLRHQRCTLRRIAKALKAPLSTVGRVMNALGLGRLKNLETKPPVRRYQWERPGDMIHVDTKQLARFERIDHRITGDRRQGCSRGAGYEKVHVAIDDATRLAYVEVLPDEQKATTVGFLCRAVGWFSDQGITCRRVLSDNGSSYRSGDWRKACQALGLKPIRTKPYTPQTNGKAERFIKTLLAEWAYVIAYQTSEERNRWLPRYLGIYNGNRCHMALGGLSPQQCLQRLLIAE; translated from the coding sequence ATGCATAGCCACCCACTGGCCCGACTGACGCCGATCAGTCGGGAACGCCTGATTCGTCGGCACCTCGATGAAGGCGTGCCGCTCAAGGCCCTTGCGGCGCAAGCCTGGGTCAGCCTGCGCAGCGCTTACAAGTGGCTGGCGCGCTTCCGTGATGGTGGCGTGGCCGCACTGGCGGATCGACGGAGCGTGCGCCGCACTCAGCGGCGGACGCTCGATCCGCAGCAACTGCAGCAGGCTATGGACCTACGGCACCAGCGCTGCACGCTACGCCGCATCGCCAAGGCCCTCAAGGCGCCCCTCTCGACCGTCGGACGGGTGATGAACGCCCTAGGGCTGGGACGGCTCAAGAATCTGGAAACCAAGCCTCCTGTGCGGCGCTACCAGTGGGAGCGGCCCGGCGACATGATCCATGTCGACACCAAACAGCTGGCCCGTTTCGAGCGCATCGACCATCGGATCACCGGCGACCGTCGTCAAGGCTGTTCGCGTGGCGCCGGCTACGAGAAGGTGCACGTCGCCATCGATGACGCCACACGGCTGGCCTACGTCGAGGTCTTGCCTGACGAGCAGAAGGCGACCACGGTCGGCTTCTTGTGCCGTGCGGTGGGCTGGTTCAGCGATCAGGGCATCACCTGTCGCCGTGTCCTGTCGGATAACGGATCCTCCTATCGCTCTGGCGATTGGCGAAAAGCCTGTCAGGCACTGGGTCTGAAACCCATCCGCACCAAGCCCTACACCCCGCAGACCAACGGCAAGGCGGAGCGTTTCATCAAAACCCTCCTGGCGGAATGGGCCTACGTGATCGCCTACCAGACCTCAGAGGAACGCAACCGCTGGCTACCCCGCTATCTGGGCATCTATAACGGCAACAGATGCCACATGGCTCTCGGTGGCCTCAGCCCTCAGCAGTGCCTCCAGCGGCTGCTGATCGCTGAATGA
- a CDS encoding flavoprotein, with translation MTTITEIAPDLFRLSIHVPELDMQFNHFLVRDQQPLLFHAGLKGMFPLLRDAVATLIDPAQLRYVAWSHFEADEVGGLNQWLELAPEAEPVCTFVGKVVSVDDVALRPARGMTPADVLSTGTYRFRFLATPHLPHGWDAGLLFEETRRTLFCSDLFHHFGNPPPLVSHDLIGPSLAAMQQMQQGPLAGYLPYTPQTEGLLAGLAALQPQTLALMHGSSHSGPGGPMLSELAAAMKQACVAE, from the coding sequence ATGACCACCATCACCGAAATAGCGCCCGATCTGTTCCGGCTCTCGATCCATGTGCCGGAACTGGACATGCAGTTCAACCACTTTCTGGTACGCGATCAGCAGCCGCTGCTGTTTCACGCCGGCCTCAAGGGCATGTTCCCTTTGCTTCGGGACGCGGTGGCCACCCTGATCGATCCTGCCCAGTTGCGCTATGTGGCCTGGAGTCATTTCGAGGCTGATGAGGTGGGCGGCCTCAACCAGTGGCTGGAGCTCGCGCCCGAGGCCGAACCCGTCTGCACGTTCGTTGGCAAGGTCGTCAGCGTCGACGACGTGGCCCTGCGGCCCGCCCGCGGCATGACGCCCGCCGATGTGCTCTCCACCGGCACCTATCGCTTCCGTTTCCTGGCCACGCCCCACCTGCCCCACGGCTGGGACGCCGGCCTGCTGTTCGAGGAAACGCGCCGCACCCTGTTCTGCTCCGATCTCTTCCACCACTTCGGCAATCCGCCGCCGCTCGTGTCCCACGACCTGATCGGCCCCTCCCTGGCGGCCATGCAGCAGATGCAACAGGGGCCCCTGGCCGGCTATCTGCCCTACACCCCCCAGACCGAGGGTCTGCTCGCCGGCCTTGCCGCCCTCCAACCGCAGACCCTGGCGCTGATGCACGGCTCCTCCCATTCCGGCCCCGGCGGCCCGATGCTCAGCGAGCTCGCCGCCGCCATGAAGCAGGCGTGCGTGGCCGAGTGA